One window of Dehalococcoidales bacterium genomic DNA carries:
- a CDS encoding ABC transporter permease, whose protein sequence is MRDYLIRRILLLVPTLLMVTMIVFFLVRFIPGDVIDLMVREMAEEARAGGMEFTAQVLREQLGLDLPIHVQYGRWLGNAIRGDLGTSLWTQRPIVEDILRRIPVSFELAFLALIIKLLISIPIGVWSAIRQDTMSDYVGRTIAIVFISAPSFWVATMIIVYPSIWWGWSPALEYIPITKDVMGNLVQFIIPASIMGMLATGTTMRMTRTMMLEVLRQDYIRTAWAKGLNERTIIMRHALKNAMIPVITVIGLSLPVLIGGSVVLENIFVLPGIGRLLVEAINQRDYPVISGINIFVASFILVANLLVDL, encoded by the coding sequence CATGATTGTCTTCTTCCTGGTCCGCTTCATCCCCGGTGACGTGATTGACCTGATGGTACGTGAGATGGCCGAAGAAGCCCGGGCCGGGGGCATGGAGTTCACCGCTCAAGTCTTGAGAGAGCAACTGGGACTGGACTTGCCGATACATGTACAGTACGGGAGATGGCTGGGGAATGCCATCAGGGGTGACCTCGGGACATCCCTGTGGACACAACGACCCATCGTCGAGGACATACTGAGACGCATCCCGGTATCCTTTGAGCTGGCTTTTCTGGCGCTGATAATAAAGCTGTTAATATCCATCCCCATTGGCGTTTGGTCGGCAATACGGCAGGATACAATGAGCGACTACGTCGGCCGGACCATTGCCATTGTATTCATCTCCGCCCCCAGCTTCTGGGTAGCGACGATGATAATCGTCTATCCCTCTATATGGTGGGGCTGGTCGCCCGCCCTGGAGTACATCCCGATAACAAAAGACGTGATGGGGAACCTGGTGCAATTCATAATCCCGGCCAGCATCATGGGCATGCTGGCAACCGGGACCACAATGAGGATGACGCGTACCATGATGCTTGAGGTACTGAGGCAGGACTATATCAGGACAGCCTGGGCCAAGGGACTGAACGAACGGACAATTATCATGAGGCATGCCCTGAAAAACGCGATGATACCGGTAATCACCGTGATAGGACTATCACTGCCCGTTTTGATTGGGGGTTCGGTGGTACTGGAGAATATATTTGTCCTGCCCGGCATCGGCCGCCTTCTGGTTGAAGCTATCAACCAGAGAGACTACCCGGTAATTTCGGGAATAAACATATTTGTCGCTTCGTTTATCCTAGTCGCCAATCTGCTGGTCGATCT